One genomic segment of Clostridium saccharoperbutylacetonicum N1-4(HMT) includes these proteins:
- a CDS encoding TSUP family transporter — protein MIGNTAGPVFTMYLLAMGFKKNDFLGTNSWFFLIINLIKVPLQILIWHNISLKTSVVAFSMIPAITLGAVLGIVTIKKLNEKFFRKLSVVMTALAGIKLFF, from the coding sequence ATGATTGGTAATACTGCAGGGCCTGTATTTACAATGTATTTGTTAGCTATGGGCTTTAAGAAAAATGACTTTTTAGGCACAAATTCATGGTTTTTTCTTATAATTAACTTAATAAAAGTCCCTCTACAAATTCTAATCTGGCATAATATCTCATTAAAAACTAGTGTTGTTGCTTTTTCTATGATACCTGCAATCACGTTAGGCGCTGTTTTAGGAATAGTAACAATTAAAAAGCTTAATGAAAAGTTTTTTAGAAAATTAAGCGTTGTAATGACCGCTTTAGCAGGGATAAAATTGTTTTTCTAG
- the pknB gene encoding Stk1 family PASTA domain-containing Ser/Thr kinase, whose amino-acid sequence MIGTLLLNRYKILEKIGEGGMGIVYKAKCTLLNRFVAIKILKAELSENEDFIARFRREANSAASLSHQNIVNVYDVGSEGKINFIVMEYINGKTLKKLIKENNKLSYSAALDISLQISKALLYAHKNNIIHRDIKPDNILINEENVIKLTDFGIAKVSDSKTLTNSNNIMGSVHYFSPEQAQGKLVDFRTDIYALGIVMYEMFTGKIPFTGDNSISVAIMHIKEIVTPPKEIDCEIPDNVNSVILKALEKEPSKRFKSTTEFSEIINLIKENPEVEVNFENCHDTKTVIMDSSTLTFSDTKINPTVIMKQDEIQQTKLITKTLDINKKNKSKNSKIIIVFGFLILAITSYVLGSFLYKGTSQDVKNESSVTDTDTPSSSTASTVESIPKEDLYKLVPSLIGKTQDIANSIINNNGFTLGNVTMQYSDTVPKGTIISQSPPPNTSSEKNEKIDLIISQGQKITQISPQSKGNNNGNGNGKDRDEKNKHKNK is encoded by the coding sequence ATGATAGGGACATTACTTTTAAACAGATATAAAATATTAGAAAAAATTGGTGAAGGTGGCATGGGAATTGTTTATAAAGCAAAATGCACCTTATTAAATAGATTTGTGGCAATCAAAATATTAAAAGCTGAATTAAGTGAAAATGAAGATTTCATTGCACGATTTAGAAGAGAAGCTAATTCAGCTGCAAGTTTGTCACACCAAAACATAGTAAATGTTTATGATGTTGGCTCAGAAGGAAAAATTAATTTTATAGTTATGGAATATATTAATGGAAAAACATTAAAGAAATTAATAAAAGAAAATAACAAACTTTCTTATTCAGCCGCTTTAGATATCTCATTACAGATTTCAAAAGCGCTGTTATACGCACATAAAAATAATATAATTCATAGGGATATAAAACCGGATAACATTTTAATAAATGAAGAGAATGTAATTAAGTTAACTGACTTTGGAATTGCTAAAGTATCTGATTCTAAAACCTTAACCAATTCCAATAATATTATGGGTTCAGTGCATTATTTTTCACCAGAGCAAGCCCAAGGAAAGTTAGTTGATTTTAGAACTGATATTTATGCTTTAGGCATTGTGATGTATGAGATGTTCACAGGAAAAATACCTTTTACAGGTGATAATTCAATTTCAGTGGCAATTATGCATATTAAAGAAATTGTTACCCCGCCTAAGGAAATAGATTGTGAAATACCAGATAATGTAAACTCGGTGATTTTAAAAGCTTTAGAAAAAGAACCTTCTAAAAGATTTAAAAGTACCACTGAATTTTCTGAAATAATAAATTTAATCAAGGAAAATCCTGAAGTAGAAGTAAACTTTGAAAATTGTCATGATACTAAAACTGTTATTATGGATTCGTCAACTTTAACCTTCTCTGATACAAAAATTAATCCTACTGTGATAATGAAACAAGATGAAATTCAACAAACAAAATTAATTACAAAAACATTAGATATTAATAAAAAAAATAAAAGCAAAAATAGTAAAATTATTATAGTTTTTGGTTTTCTTATTTTAGCAATTACTTCTTACGTTTTAGGAAGCTTTCTATATAAAGGGACTTCTCAAGATGTTAAAAACGAATCATCAGTAACAGATACTGATACTCCGAGTTCTTCCACCGCAAGTACAGTTGAAAGCATACCAAAGGAAGATTTATATAAGCTTGTACCTTCACTTATTGGAAAAACTCAAGACATTGCTAATAGTATTATAAACAATAATGGCTTTACACTGGGCAACGTTACAATGCAATACAGCGATACTGTCCCTAAAGGTACAATTATTAGCCAATCACCTCCGCCAAATACTTCTTCTGAAAAAAATGAAAAAATAGATTTGATTATAAGTCAAGGACAAAAAATCACACAAATATCTCCTCAGTCAAAAGGAAACAATAATGGTAATGGAAACGGTAAAGACAGGGATGAAAAAAACAAACATAAAAATAAATGA
- a CDS encoding DUF3883 domain-containing protein: protein MEMKFIEEEIEKVRRTYLEVPERIISDYNREQEKIEDYRGRQLLELIQNADDACVIKKEQTEKKRIIHIRLKDNKLIVANNGEPFSREGIKSLMYSNLSPKAKKKNKIGNKGTGFRSILSWTKSIFIKSGDLYLNFSKESAEKFLIDLMDKNQNISEFIEEYSDFKYPIATLIVPEMVDFREGYDEYDTYIELELIENVKEEIEKQISELDKESILFLNNLETLKIESENISIEFTKKIITSKIVKIVESDLLNGTFNNKTWNVKKREGQVDGKNFEISIAYTDNLDDNKNILYSYFKTDVKFPFPAIIHGTFNLTGNRNQLVKDNEENKKLLQFLAELLIETAKEIAKESVSYKALKLVSFNEEFDICIEELGFNTIILEEIKKAKILPSINEIYLNVEEAPIFIENLDLDILEGLSEFKNTLKYTDDSQLSYFMKSKLGVSSRYSYKYMVEKINSLINKFDMLRRVKLLKYFFDEYEYQINNLDNLSEKPKLFIDSNGNSIDDNMTTYLPPDDIFFKNLPEFLTLRFLSIEMSNQLKLEFCIGSFRDLSNKLKKLNLEEYNFIRIVRELSGLLNKNINQYSIKDNIKLTIKWLYDAYIENEVVRKISIPEEVKFPLITRKGSLKNSNELYMGIEYNEDICENLLVNIDENLFLATPSEFFSVDSNEYNINKCKEFFKWLNVSIYPKLHKGNINYLKNSNYVNYVIDNFYYPIESNEHIFKNKKGLENTVLYGSDLKCSDVTQCDLLEEILMKTQFEYILVWLYKDSNIRNIIYNNGYELSADFYYIHHPNCQKYRYIRKNIKSPIDFIIKNTPWINIGLGKKSLISKCILTRRSFFDGMEKYINVVKLDYTHPVFKKHMLNKSDIDYIMNKLGVARDLADLNKNIIYELLFYLPAIDYKKNNSKRIYSEIVKALDKDDISCNIENYKKFINYGKVLVEKENEKKFIDIKEAYYLENKNVCKEIVDKFGILQAERRLGNDKVEKILGVKPFKKISIKLNGDIILHELDKEFKADLKTLFPYIYSYRIDKDKNKSELNIIKKIKINLCAELFPIYKTEVMDNYETFNINDYEYVLIDEEIYLKLPAEKFNTIEEIKEDLIFCNIISDIFSNLLKIDEYKSNFRELYPKDDKNRKLILINDIDEDLIRYNEAYNEFVELKHENISNRVLVFWYSIYKIFDKNFNISNVENEAELIETISKELNLEIDDISIDLDQYDIYNKKNLKIEAKIYISNLFQKIGIDLKQFNIQSDRDIDFTYIYKKDFVNIIESNEARYRNYIHKELLENNILEDKKTFLKKMEQYKNTELNLSCIRNSIYFDVQNIYFEIFGIACKEDFYAQEEVDLTEIYRNNKQRFMNKLNQNNIISNQNVIIDFLEKSENKSLLYFNEIDVLFTMLVESINSNNASSILHKNSVESFEIGKFNTEEVELEDVDITRTGINGKKHIDGAMKKPYYTNSGMIRDKREDIGLIGEILVLKKLQGDPKILQRNGYNNVFWCSENAKKNDYNENGNDSLGYDIKYINKEGITKYVEVKSFSGKKDFIEFEITKNELKCAEEKKEDYEIIIVENIAYEDSNITIKRIKGLCNYSIDESFSNNSKFLAENKDFKIRCKVEHV from the coding sequence ATGGAAATGAAATTTATAGAAGAAGAAATAGAAAAAGTAAGACGTACATATTTAGAAGTACCTGAAAGAATAATAAGTGATTATAATAGGGAACAAGAAAAAATAGAAGATTATAGAGGTCGTCAATTATTAGAGCTTATTCAAAATGCAGATGATGCATGTGTAATAAAAAAAGAGCAAACCGAAAAAAAGCGAATTATTCACATAAGATTAAAGGATAACAAGCTTATTGTAGCAAATAATGGTGAGCCTTTTTCAAGAGAAGGTATTAAGTCTTTAATGTACTCTAATTTAAGTCCGAAAGCAAAGAAGAAAAATAAAATTGGAAATAAGGGTACAGGATTTAGATCTATATTAAGTTGGACTAAATCCATATTTATAAAAAGTGGAGATTTATATTTGAATTTTTCAAAAGAAAGTGCAGAAAAGTTTTTAATAGACTTAATGGATAAAAATCAGAATATAAGTGAGTTTATTGAGGAATACTCAGATTTTAAATATCCTATTGCAACACTTATAGTACCTGAAATGGTTGATTTTAGAGAAGGATATGATGAATATGATACATATATAGAATTAGAATTAATAGAAAATGTTAAAGAAGAAATAGAGAAACAAATATCTGAATTAGATAAAGAATCAATCTTGTTTTTAAATAATTTAGAAACTTTAAAAATTGAAAGTGAAAATATAAGTATTGAATTTACAAAAAAGATTATCACTAGCAAAATTGTGAAAATAGTTGAATCAGATTTATTAAATGGAACTTTTAATAATAAAACATGGAATGTAAAAAAAAGAGAAGGACAAGTTGATGGAAAAAATTTCGAGATTAGTATTGCATATACAGATAACTTGGATGATAACAAAAATATTTTATATAGTTATTTCAAGACGGATGTAAAGTTTCCTTTTCCGGCGATTATTCACGGAACTTTCAATTTGACTGGAAATAGAAATCAATTAGTAAAAGATAATGAAGAAAATAAAAAGTTATTACAATTTTTGGCTGAGTTATTAATTGAAACTGCAAAGGAGATAGCTAAAGAATCTGTAAGTTACAAAGCTTTAAAGTTAGTGTCCTTTAATGAAGAGTTTGATATATGCATAGAGGAATTGGGATTTAATACTATAATATTAGAAGAAATAAAGAAGGCTAAAATATTGCCTAGTATTAATGAGATTTACTTAAATGTAGAGGAGGCTCCTATATTTATTGAAAATTTAGATTTAGATATATTGGAAGGTTTGAGTGAGTTTAAAAATACATTAAAGTATACTGATGATTCTCAGTTGAGTTATTTTATGAAGAGCAAATTGGGGGTTTCTTCTAGGTATAGCTATAAATACATGGTTGAAAAAATTAATAGTTTAATAAACAAATTTGATATGCTAAGAAGAGTTAAATTGCTAAAGTATTTTTTTGATGAATATGAATATCAAATTAATAATTTAGATAATTTAAGCGAAAAGCCTAAGCTATTTATAGATAGTAATGGAAACAGTATTGATGATAATATGACAACTTATCTTCCACCAGATGATATATTTTTTAAGAATTTACCAGAATTTTTAACTTTAAGATTTTTAAGTATCGAAATGAGTAATCAATTAAAATTAGAATTTTGCATAGGTTCATTTAGAGATTTATCAAATAAATTAAAAAAATTAAATTTAGAAGAATATAATTTTATAAGAATAGTAAGAGAGTTGTCTGGGCTTTTAAATAAAAATATAAATCAATATTCAATTAAAGATAATATTAAACTCACGATAAAGTGGCTATATGATGCATACATAGAAAATGAAGTAGTAAGGAAAATATCTATTCCAGAAGAAGTTAAATTCCCATTGATAACCAGGAAAGGGAGTTTAAAAAATTCTAATGAATTGTATATGGGGATTGAGTATAATGAAGATATTTGCGAAAATTTACTTGTTAATATAGATGAAAATTTATTTTTAGCAACTCCAAGTGAGTTTTTTAGTGTAGATTCAAATGAATATAATATTAATAAGTGTAAAGAGTTCTTTAAGTGGCTTAACGTTTCAATATATCCGAAACTACACAAGGGTAATATTAACTATTTGAAGAATTCTAATTATGTGAATTATGTAATTGATAATTTCTATTATCCTATAGAAAGCAATGAACACATTTTTAAAAATAAAAAAGGTTTAGAAAACACAGTTTTATACGGATCAGATTTAAAATGTAGTGATGTAACACAGTGTGATTTATTAGAAGAAATATTGATGAAAACTCAGTTTGAATATATCTTAGTTTGGCTTTACAAAGATTCAAATATAAGAAATATAATTTATAACAATGGATATGAACTTTCTGCTGATTTTTATTATATACACCATCCAAATTGTCAAAAATATAGGTATATAAGAAAAAATATTAAATCTCCTATTGACTTTATTATTAAGAATACACCTTGGATAAATATTGGATTAGGGAAAAAAAGTTTAATCAGTAAATGTATATTAACAAGAAGAAGTTTTTTTGATGGAATGGAAAAATATATTAATGTTGTTAAATTAGATTATACTCATCCTGTATTCAAGAAGCATATGTTAAACAAAAGTGATATAGATTACATTATGAATAAACTTGGAGTAGCTAGAGATTTGGCTGATTTGAATAAGAATATAATATACGAATTATTATTTTATCTACCTGCAATTGATTATAAAAAAAATAATAGTAAAAGAATTTATTCTGAAATAGTAAAAGCTTTGGATAAAGATGATATAAGCTGTAATATTGAAAATTATAAAAAGTTTATTAATTATGGGAAAGTACTTGTAGAAAAAGAAAATGAAAAAAAATTTATAGACATAAAAGAAGCTTACTATTTAGAAAATAAAAATGTTTGTAAAGAAATTGTAGATAAATTTGGTATTTTACAGGCAGAAAGAAGATTAGGGAATGATAAGGTTGAAAAGATACTTGGAGTAAAGCCATTCAAGAAGATTTCAATAAAATTAAATGGAGATATAATTCTTCATGAACTTGATAAGGAATTTAAGGCAGACTTAAAAACGTTATTTCCTTACATTTATTCTTATAGAATAGATAAAGACAAAAATAAAAGTGAGCTAAATATTATAAAGAAAATAAAGATTAACTTATGTGCAGAGTTATTTCCGATATATAAAACAGAAGTCATGGATAATTATGAGACTTTCAATATTAATGATTATGAGTATGTATTAATTGATGAAGAAATATATTTAAAGTTACCAGCTGAAAAATTTAATACAATAGAAGAAATAAAAGAGGATTTAATCTTTTGTAATATAATTTCAGATATTTTTTCTAATTTATTAAAAATTGATGAATATAAAAGCAACTTTCGAGAACTATATCCAAAAGATGATAAGAATAGAAAATTAATTTTAATAAATGATATAGATGAGGATTTAATTAGATATAATGAAGCGTATAATGAATTTGTTGAGTTAAAACATGAAAATATAAGTAATAGAGTATTAGTATTTTGGTATAGTATTTATAAAATTTTTGATAAGAATTTTAATATAAGTAATGTTGAAAATGAAGCTGAGTTAATAGAAACTATTTCTAAAGAATTAAATCTTGAAATTGATGATATATCCATTGATTTAGATCAATATGATATTTATAATAAAAAAAATTTGAAAATAGAAGCTAAAATATATATTTCAAATTTGTTTCAAAAGATAGGTATAGATTTAAAGCAGTTTAACATTCAATCTGATAGGGATATTGACTTTACATATATTTATAAAAAAGATTTTGTTAATATTATTGAATCAAATGAAGCAAGATATAGAAATTATATACATAAAGAATTGCTAGAAAATAATATTTTAGAAGATAAAAAAACTTTCTTAAAAAAAATGGAGCAATATAAGAATACCGAGCTAAACTTAAGTTGTATAAGGAATAGTATATATTTCGATGTTCAAAATATTTATTTTGAAATTTTTGGAATTGCTTGTAAAGAAGATTTTTATGCTCAAGAAGAAGTGGATTTAACAGAAATATATAGAAATAATAAGCAAAGATTTATGAATAAATTAAATCAAAATAATATTATATCAAATCAAAATGTTATAATAGATTTTTTAGAAAAAAGCGAAAATAAAAGTTTACTATATTTTAATGAAATAGATGTATTATTCACTATGTTAGTAGAGAGTATAAATTCTAACAATGCAAGTAGTATATTACATAAAAATAGTGTAGAGTCATTTGAAATTGGTAAATTTAATACAGAAGAGGTTGAGCTAGAAGATGTTGATATAACTAGAACTGGAATTAATGGGAAAAAACATATTGATGGGGCAATGAAAAAACCATATTATACAAATAGTGGGATGATTAGAGATAAACGTGAAGATATTGGTCTTATTGGTGAAATACTTGTTTTAAAGAAGTTACAAGGAGATCCTAAAATATTGCAAAGAAATGGCTATAATAATGTATTTTGGTGTTCAGAGAACGCTAAAAAAAATGACTATAATGAGAATGGTAATGATAGTTTGGGATATGATATAAAATATATAAATAAAGAAGGTATTACAAAATATGTAGAAGTTAAATCATTTTCAGGAAAAAAAGATTTTATTGAATTTGAAATTACAAAAAACGAGTTAAAATGTGCAGAAGAGAAAAAAGAAGATTACGAAATAATAATAGTAGAAAATATAGCATATGAAGATAGCAATATAACTATTAAAAGAATTAAAGGATTGTGTAATTATTCAATAGATGAATCATTCAGCAATAATAGTAAATTCTTAGCTGAAAATAAAGATTTTAAAATTAGATGTAAAGTCGAACATGTATGA
- a CDS encoding methyltransferase family protein — MDNIIEKTISGFIMLLAIMGVLIFLPAWTANYLQAWLYLLTFAISTILITIYLFKNDPKLLKRRLNAGSTAEKEKSQKTIQAIANVFFCFIYIIAGFDHRFHWSSIPIYISILANIFVILGFFIVFLVFKENSYTSAIIEVDRNQKVISTGLYAIVRHPMYSGAILMLVFSSVALGSYWALLSVAALTFTIIARLLNEEKFLSKNLSGYDEYCEKVQYHLIPFIW, encoded by the coding sequence ATGGATAATATAATTGAAAAAACTATATCTGGATTTATAATGCTTCTAGCTATTATGGGAGTATTAATTTTTTTACCTGCATGGACAGCTAATTACCTACAGGCATGGCTTTATCTGCTTACTTTTGCTATTTCAACAATATTGATTACCATATATTTATTTAAAAACGACCCGAAGCTTTTGAAGAGACGGCTTAATGCTGGTTCAACAGCTGAAAAGGAAAAGAGTCAAAAAACTATACAAGCAATTGCAAATGTGTTTTTCTGTTTCATATATATTATTGCAGGGTTTGACCATCGTTTTCATTGGTCAAGTATTCCAATATACATTAGCATATTAGCAAATATTTTTGTTATATTAGGGTTTTTCATAGTATTTCTTGTATTCAAAGAAAACAGTTATACTTCAGCTATAATTGAAGTTGATAGAAACCAGAAAGTAATATCAACTGGACTGTATGCAATTGTTCGTCATCCCATGTATTCTGGAGCAATACTGATGCTGGTGTTTTCATCAGTTGCATTAGGGTCATATTGGGCATTGCTTAGTGTAGCGGCTCTAACTTTTACTATTATCGCTAGGCTTCTTAATGAAGAAAAGTTTTTATCTAAGAATTTATCAGGGTATGATGAATATTGTGAAAAGGTTCAATATCATTTAATCCCATTCATATGGTAG
- a CDS encoding AAA family ATPase, producing MSMQLLYTYINDINRCLYKQEFCFTNNFKINYNEETRQLIIEKQENYYKSLWGKRISNVNLLIGQNGAGKTTLFDLLGSQRDRRANLFNDRPRVGRTKCASWFSIYHIEKNIFVIEGIDLGLFKNLYGVPEDINPEYSIVIKYECETKKIKFIAYTQMYYRKEKENISLDQEMIILYGQNLKEKQWLKKERVIRRADYYVGFKRIYLDIPKITNIYKFMSKEYKLLEESFTAKEIECKINFKLYNSDKGSKKEIEKEFDLNLYNNKEEILYFKAKNTSIRYMEPKVNKAKWNIQQEYIIIFYECYIVGLWMDGLKDNGQKMNIDSLKKEISNLELVSDDFFSRVDYLQKVIGILFKEISEIYQIDKDENYYEEAIIKFGKSLQNLNIKYFQTHENINIKLNDGFDENIYELLETYCTYTMHDINKQNDLYNYVDIFFSNLSNGEIDFINGFSNLYTALDIEKYNKRFKSALIILDEPDESFHPEWSRKYIYYLIEFLNKASKIKNLKYQIIISTHSPFMISDVPKEFIICLKVEQNENGEIERKTVKANFGLMSNFYDIIRDDFFISSPIGEFANKIFKQIINKIDIMEEYNKNNIEELIGIISGIDDQFIKKKLLDYLDKKKVKLMTQDVKEKRIKELEEEIRRLKEEDNKYD from the coding sequence ATGAGTATGCAGCTGTTATATACATACATAAACGATATTAATAGATGTTTATATAAACAGGAATTTTGTTTTACAAATAATTTTAAGATTAATTATAATGAAGAAACAAGACAACTAATTATCGAAAAACAAGAAAATTATTATAAATCTTTATGGGGCAAGAGGATAAGTAATGTAAATTTATTGATAGGTCAAAATGGTGCTGGAAAAACAACATTATTTGATTTATTAGGATCGCAACGAGATAGAAGAGCAAATCTGTTTAATGATAGGCCTAGAGTAGGAAGAACAAAATGTGCTTCTTGGTTCTCAATTTATCATATAGAAAAAAATATTTTTGTTATTGAGGGAATAGATTTAGGTTTATTTAAAAATTTATATGGTGTACCTGAAGATATTAATCCAGAATATTCTATAGTTATAAAATATGAGTGCGAAACAAAAAAAATAAAGTTTATAGCCTATACTCAAATGTACTATCGAAAGGAAAAAGAAAATATTTCCCTTGATCAAGAAATGATTATTTTATATGGACAAAATTTAAAGGAAAAACAATGGTTAAAAAAAGAGAGAGTAATTAGAAGAGCTGACTACTATGTAGGATTTAAACGCATATATTTAGATATTCCTAAGATAACTAATATATATAAGTTTATGAGCAAAGAATATAAATTGTTAGAAGAGTCATTTACTGCTAAGGAAATTGAATGTAAAATAAATTTTAAACTTTATAATTCAGATAAAGGATCTAAAAAAGAAATAGAAAAAGAATTTGATTTAAACTTATACAATAATAAGGAAGAAATATTATATTTTAAGGCAAAGAATACGTCTATAAGGTATATGGAACCAAAGGTGAATAAAGCCAAATGGAACATACAACAAGAATATATAATTATATTTTATGAATGTTATATTGTAGGTCTATGGATGGATGGATTAAAAGACAATGGACAAAAGATGAATATTGATAGCTTAAAAAAAGAAATTAGTAATTTAGAATTAGTTAGTGATGATTTTTTTAGCCGAGTAGATTATTTGCAAAAAGTTATAGGAATTTTATTCAAAGAAATAAGTGAAATTTATCAAATAGATAAAGATGAAAACTATTATGAGGAAGCAATAATTAAGTTTGGGAAATCACTACAAAATTTAAACATAAAGTATTTTCAGACGCATGAAAATATTAATATAAAATTAAATGATGGATTTGATGAAAATATTTATGAACTTTTAGAGACATATTGTACTTATACAATGCATGATATAAATAAACAAAATGATTTATATAATTATGTTGATATTTTCTTTTCAAATTTAAGCAACGGTGAAATTGATTTTATAAATGGGTTCTCTAATCTTTATACAGCATTGGATATCGAAAAATACAATAAAAGATTTAAATCAGCATTGATTATTTTAGATGAACCAGATGAATCTTTTCATCCTGAATGGTCGAGAAAATATATTTATTATTTAATTGAATTTTTAAATAAAGCTAGCAAAATTAAAAATTTAAAATATCAAATAATAATTTCAACACACTCACCATTTATGATTTCAGATGTACCAAAAGAATTTATTATATGCTTGAAAGTTGAACAGAATGAAAATGGAGAAATTGAAAGAAAAACAGTAAAAGCTAATTTTGGATTAATGAGTAATTTTTATGACATAATAAGGGATGATTTTTTTATCTCATCACCAATAGGCGAATTTGCAAATAAAATATTTAAACAAATAATTAATAAAATAGATATCATGGAAGAATATAATAAGAACAATATTGAAGAATTAATTGGGATAATAAGCGGAATTGATGACCAATTTATAAAGAAAAAGTTGTTAGATTATTTAGATAAGAAGAAAGTGAAATTAATGACACAAGATGTTAAAGAAAAACGTATTAAGGAATTAGAGGAAGAGATAAGGAGATTAAAAGAGGAAGATAATAAATATGATTAA
- a CDS encoding cupin domain-containing protein produces MDNREIQITNKNLIEPKHKNEHEPYEYYKYEVTKRNKNSQCYVAIYEIPPQKANYPYHYHLKNEEIFYIISGSGILETPDGNKRISAGDIIVCPPLENGTHRIINSSHDEMLIYLDCDTVNYPDIAYYPKSDKVGIILNGELSTFYRKNIDVDYYEGE; encoded by the coding sequence ATGGATAATCGTGAAATTCAAATTACCAACAAAAACTTAATTGAACCAAAGCATAAAAATGAGCATGAACCTTATGAATATTATAAGTATGAAGTAACAAAACGAAACAAAAATAGTCAATGTTACGTTGCTATATATGAAATTCCACCTCAGAAAGCAAATTACCCATATCACTACCATCTTAAAAATGAGGAAATTTTTTATATCATTAGCGGTAGTGGTATTTTAGAAACACCTGATGGCAATAAAAGAATTTCAGCAGGAGATATTATAGTTTGCCCTCCATTAGAAAATGGAACCCATAGAATAATTAATTCTTCACATGATGAAATGCTCATATATTTAGATTGTGACACAGTTAATTATCCAGATATAGCATATTACCCTAAGTCTGATAAAGTAGGAATAATTTTAAATGGAGAGTTAAGTACATTTTATAGAAAGAATATCGATGTAGATTATTATGAAGGTGAATAA
- a CDS encoding nucleotide pyrophosphohydrolase: protein MKDTINRIIKFRNDRDWNQFHTPANLSKAISIEAGELLEEFLWDEENYNKEHVLEELADVIVYCIHMADALNVDLEEIINIKMDKNELKYPIEKARGNSKKYTEL from the coding sequence ATGAAAGACACAATAAATAGAATAATAAAGTTTAGGAATGATAGAGATTGGAATCAGTTTCATACGCCTGCTAATTTATCAAAAGCAATATCAATTGAAGCAGGGGAGCTCTTAGAAGAATTTTTATGGGATGAAGAGAACTATAATAAAGAGCATGTTTTAGAAGAACTTGCAGATGTTATAGTTTATTGTATTCATATGGCTGATGCTTTAAATGTTGACTTAGAAGAAATTATAAATATTAAAATGGATAAAAATGAACTAAAGTATCCTATTGAAAAAGCAAGAGGTAATAGTAAAAAATACACTGAATTATAG
- a CDS encoding NAD-dependent epimerase yields MIHAPVYGDGDPHIEEILPYMINWNPLKKQSMIHHEDVNQALLLAASTSGIGGRIYNVADDNPIAIGELYKLYEAPEQTPTEDGWLMSNLWELTADPARIKEEPNFKPKYPSIYAARDMGAL; encoded by the coding sequence ATGATCCATGCACCTGTTTATGGTGATGGTGATCCGCACATTGAAGAAATCTTACCTTACATGATTAACTGGAATCCGTTAAAAAAGCAATCTATGATTCATCATGAAGATGTCAACCAAGCACTATTACTTGCTGCTAGCACATCTGGTATTGGTGGCCGCATATATAACGTTGCAGATGATAATCCTATTGCTATAGGCGAATTATATAAATTGTATGAAGCACCAGAGCAAACACCTACTGAAGATGGATGGCTTATGTCTAACCTATGGGAATTAACTGCAGATCCAGCTCGCATTAAAGAGGAACCAAATTTTAAGCCAAAATATCCTTCTATTTATGCTGCTAGGGATATGGGAGCTTTGTAA